In Nicotiana tabacum cultivar K326 chromosome 21, ASM71507v2, whole genome shotgun sequence, one DNA window encodes the following:
- the LOC142175553 gene encoding uncharacterized protein LOC142175553, which produces MPLQNILVVEFFDVWGIDFMGPFSYSNSHRYILVAVDYVSKWVEAIALLTNDAKVVVSFVKKHNFIRFGTPRVLINDGGMHFYNKLLNNVLAKYVIKHKVSIAYHPQMSGQVEVSNREVKMILEKIVSANRKDSAGKLDDALWAY; this is translated from the coding sequence ATGCCGCTGCAAAACATTCTGGTAGTGGAgttttttgatgtttggggaattgacttcatgggaccgtTTTCGTACTCCAATAGTCATAGGTACATATTGGTGGCAGTcgattatgtgtctaagtgggtggaggccattgcacTTCTCACTAATGATGCAAAGGTGGTGGTAAGCTTTGTTAAGAAGCACAACTTCATACGTTTTGGAACTCCCAGAGTGTTGATCAATGATGGAGGAATGCATTTCTACaacaaactgctgaataatgTTCTTGCAAAGTACGTaatcaagcacaaagtttccattGCCTATCACCCCCAGAtgagtggtcaagtggaagtatCAAACAGAGAGGTGAAGATGATTCTTGAGAAAATAGTGAGTGCAAATAGAAAAGACTCGGCAGGGAAGTTagatgacgcattatgggcatattgA